A window from Lepus europaeus isolate LE1 chromosome 20, mLepTim1.pri, whole genome shotgun sequence encodes these proteins:
- the IER2 gene encoding immediate early response gene 2 protein, which yields MEVQKEAQRIMTLSVWKLYHSRMQRGGLRLHRSLQLSLVMRSARELYLSAKVEAHEPDAPLPPARPADPRLHPPREAEEATTEAAPPDGEQPSPEPMDTQEAPGAEEEAAPAPARCAPRPVKASRKRRSSCSLSDGGDPGLIPSKRARLEEEEESMEADPDEEAAAARVADRLLPAPAQSESAFPNLAQVLQRRFSGLLHCSPASPPTAPAPREAKPACRPQDSVLNVLVRAVVAF from the coding sequence ATGGAGGTGCAGAAGGAAGCCCAGCGCATCATGACCCTGTCGGTGTGGAAGTTGTACCACTCCCGCATGCAGCGCGGCGGCCTGCGGCTGCACCGGAGCCTACAGCTGTCGCTGGTCATGCGCAGCGCCCGGGAGCTCTACCTCTCGGCCAAGGTGGAGGCGCATGAGCCGGACGCGCCCTTGcctcccgcccgccccgccgACCCTCGCCTGCACCCGCCGCGGGAAGCGGAAGAAGCCACGACCGAGGCAGCGCCCCCCGACGGTGAGCAGCCCTCGCCCGAACCCATGGACACGCAGGAGGCACCGGGAGCGGAGGAGGAggcggcccctgcccctgctcgcTGCGCCCCGCGCCCAGTCAAGGCGAGCCGCAAGCGACGGAGCAGCTGCAGCCTGAGCGACGGCGGGGACCCGGGACTGATCCCTAGCAAGAGGGCCCgcctggaggaagaggaagagagcatGGAGGCGGACCCGgacgaggaggcggcggcggcgagggTCGCCGATCGCCTGCTGCCCGCCCCGGCGCAGAGCGAGAGCGCCTTCCCCAACCTGGCCCAGGTCCTCCAAAGGCGCTTCTCCGGTCTCCTGCACTGCAGCCCCGCCAGCCCCCCGACGGCGCCGGCGCCGCGCGAGGCCAAGCCGGCCTGCCGCCCGCAGGACAGCGTGCTCAACGTGCTGGTGCGCGCCGTGGTGGCCTTCTGA